The stretch of DNA tcatcaatctttctctcgagtctcttcagaataagcatactatgcattttcataactgacgtaagtgttatgcctctgtaattattgcaatcagtcaagtctccctttttagctattttcaccaacactcctaactcccattcatcaggttttgcctcttcatgccccattctacaaaataatcttgtaagtagtctaggagtcactttattttcgaccagtatcatctcggcaggggctttcaggggctttccatctctttagttttttgaggatagctccgacttcaaacacactgaattcatttaagggcacatcaaggtcttcatcagcttcaggtatatcaatcacattCCCTTCATATGTTCTATTCatacttcactaaagtgttccatccaacattgtctttcttcatcttctattgctataacagagccatctctctttttgctgggtatatcattcttcttcttttccccagtcgagatttcattaataattctatgagcaattctcccaccatagccacttcctgaattcatagctttgtcggccacatctgctttactatctaaatactctctccagtcctggctttttttttttctttagctcgctgtcaataatggaatacttagcatactctaccttctaattttcatgaattcctcgaaaacttccaacaatcaatttctgtctttgtctccttttcatagtatcccaagtatcattcgatatatatatatatatatatatatatatatatatatatatatatacagtatatatatttatatatatatatatatatatatatatagatatatatatatatacatatatacatatgtatatatacatacatatatatatatatatatatatatatatatatatatatatatatatatatatatatatacatatatatacatacacaaacacacacacacacacacatgtatatatatatatatatatatatatatatatatatatatatatatatatatatatataatttatatatatactagtatacctGGACCATCCCCTCCTCATTTTCTAACACCAACCCTCTGATTCGGCCATTTGAGGGAGTGTATGGTTTCCGAGTGAACCTATCTGGGTAACCTCTCTCACCACAGTATGCCTACTCCTCTGCTCCAtgagtgtggctatatatatatatatatatatatatatatatatatatatatatatatatatatatatatatatatatatgtatatatatatatatatagatagatagatatagatatatatatgtgtgtgtatgtatatatgtgtgtatgtatgtatgtatgtatatatatatatatatatatatatatatatatatatatatatatatatatatatatatatatatatatatatatattgatattggtaatttccctcctcctcaaaTTCGAGCCATCCTAACCACGGTGGACCATTATCCTAACGATCTCTTGGTTggttaaacgtcaggccacctttcagggaaagaagggcatgatgtatacaagtcgggtctggcgaggcgacaccacTTTTGTGGTTGAGTGTACAATTGCTGCGGTAAGGATTCAAACTCTTGAGGCGAGTCAAAATAAAGTTGGATGCTTGACTTGACCattcatctataaaaaaaaaaaggaattgattCAGACCTATTCCTGTCATGTTCAGGCATTGTACTTAAAATCCAAATCAATTCATCTTCTCCTTTATACTgtgccacacgtgtttcatacacactcatacactgtaatggtatagATTTCTTTATCTCTTACAATGCTTGACTTGACCATTCATCTATAGACATAGGAATTGATTCAGACATATTTCTGTCGAGTTCTGATATTGTACTTAGAATCCAAATCAATCCATCTTCCTTATACTGTGCCACACGTGTTTCAtattgtacactgtaatggtatggctttcttttttatctcttactctcccccgcactgataatataaTCTTGTTTAAACTTGCTATCTCATGTCTTGTACTGTTTGAGTTTTGTGTCTTTCTTGCTCTCAACTACGcttgttgtcttgttgaataaagtcagttgcattcaccttgcctctttaTTAGAACCTAACATATGTTGCCACGTTGATGACCACCGGAGTGACTACACACCGCCTTCTTCACCCCCTCATTCACCCTACCCTTGTTACAATGCCGTCCAGCGAACCTGACTCTTCGACGAACACTGCTTCAATGGAACTACTGGCCTTCACCAGCGGAGAATCGTCTGCCTAGTTTCAGCATGCCGAAGTTGAGTTTTCAAAAATCAAGGGTGTCACTCGCTCAAGCAGCAGAGCAGAATCTGTCTTCATGGTGATCTGCGAGGGCctgttcccagaaatctctgattggctttgtgaccaaggggtCGTCGCAATAGACTATGAcactctcaaaacatacctcctggagcagtattcaccattgccagccgcccgtatagccaacCTGTTTCAGCTCGCTCAACAGCCGTTGGGGGAACAAAAAGCTTCACTCGCCCTTACGGAAATGGCCAGTATCGCTCACTTGCAGCCTACGTCAAACGGCTCTCCTCATGATTTGAACTTTTAGGCATcacacctacccgaacctgtacgtgccaccatccccgatgtcgatacctTTCCCATGAtaaacctgatgaccaaagtcgacgccattatGGACAGACACTCCACCCCCTTCAAGGCCTCCATCAAAACATGTAAGTATGCCATTGCTTGTGGCATTGGCCTCCCTGtctctaatccttttttttttataatgcaggTATGGAGGTGAGGTTTTTGGAAGACACTGGTCCTTGCCTTTCCCTTCTAGCAGTCACTcaccaggacatgacatagtcattCTAAGACTGCTGACGTTtgcctgatagctgccaacggattcaAGAGCCCCACCCACaggtacgagacactcacactcTCGTTTGGGAGTGCCAAAATTCAATGGAAATTCCTCGTTGCTGATATTACATTGCCACCACATTTCCACATcctgcccacctcctcacgtcgtacccggatgtcTTCCGTCCAGATCTTCACCAAATACCCACGGTTTcctccaagcatggtatttatcaccatatagtGAGGACAGGGCCAACAGTGTTCACCAGATTAAGCTGTATGGCCTCAGGATTGTTTGGGAAATGCTAAATAAACGTTGCAAAAAGGACTCAAGCACCTGGTTGTcgctcttacacatcgttctgaagaaagacagcactgtgtgcccttgtggggattactgGCGTCTGAGCACGCAGACAGAACCAGatgactaccccctcccaaacatcgtcaatgttacctcctacttgcacaaaatgaaagttttctccacactcgacctcttcAAATGGTATTACCAgagtctatgaacccagaagacatacccatgactaccatcaccaccccctttagtacctacaccttcaattgctcctaTTTTGGCCAGCATAATGTTGAGGCtatttttcaatgcctcatggatggcatcttaggggacctcccttctgagaatgttatgtagacgacatacttgtgttcacttcttccaaagaggaacacatcTGTCACCTACGCATTGTTCTCGACAGCCTACAAAAGAGCGGTCTTGTAGTCTTGTAGTGCACTTTTGGCGCCAACGATGTATAATTCTCagagcactgcatcactcctggagGCATCCACCCTGTCCAAGAGAGGGTAGAAGCTGttaagaacttccccatgccctcgaatgtcaaagcactgcaagaattcttgggcatggtaaACTATTATCAATAGTTCCTGCCAGACATCTCAACCACTCTGGGGCCCCGCTaatcctccctcaagggcaagccaaaagaactTAAGTGTGGTTCAGCttaaagaagcagccttctgcaaagcaaagaatgccctatcaaccgctgctgctatCACTTTTcttgtgccacatgcccctctccttctctcaaccAATGCTAGCAAGGTAGCATAATGCTCTGTACTTGAACAGTTAGTCAAcagcttgccccacccattggccttcttcactaaaaaactgtccaaggcggaatttggctactctaccttcgactgagAGTTTCTGGGGGTACATTTGGCTATCCATCACTTTTGCTACTTCTTAGAAGGcatgcccttcatcattcacacgaACAACACACCTTCAATCAACAGTCTCACACCTGGTCTGTTCGTCAACATCaatatctctccaccgtggctgaataaaagTGCAACCTTCAAAACAAGACTGGCAAAATACCTataaagaaacacattggctgccattccccTGGGTTTGGATTACAAAGCCTTGCAGAAGCCCAGTGaaaagcatgtaagacatcctacacatccctccaaTGGAAGAAGTTGACGACTCcatcaccaccctcctctgtggtgTCAGTACAGATAGGGAGCGACAGTGGATACCTGCTCTTATGCaacgacaggtgtttaatttcatccatggcctttcacatctcccatgccaatctactgcacagcaacTGTAGATGCAGTTCATTTGGTACGatattactaagaatgctaaggatttggGTATGTGCCTGTATTCAATGCTAagcctcaaaagtacatcaacaaatGGATTCAGGAGTGGCACCATTACTAAATCTCAGTGCCGTTTTGCCAACATTCACGTTGACGTAGTAGGTCCCCCTACCTACATAACAAAGACAACGTTACCTATTTATCTTCACTGActgcttgactcattgggctgaagccatccccatgtaaACTGCAATGTCTACCTCAcatacatctgtcttactctcttgTTGGATAGCAAGAtctggtatccctaagcatattatgactgacaggagtaccacttttacctctcaattgtggagatcattagcaaatctcctgggaatcaccctatacCAGACAACAGCTTACACCCCCGCACCatacagaatggttgaacgttttcattgtacactcaaagcagctttgatgtcctgatgcaagaactccaactggtttactcagcttccctgggtcctactgggacttaggaccacttctaaagatgccctggatgtcttggcagctgaaatagtgtatacCGATCCATTAGTCTTCCCTGCTGAATTCTTTCTGTATGCAATCTCCTCCGATCTCCCAGCCCCCatgtcatgttgtgggaaatttactccatgctgcccgACTTACAAGCCCCATGGAAGCAACACATGCTGACAGATTTGCGCACAGCATCACACGTTTCCCTGAGCAATGACACTAGCTAGCTACCACTAATGCCCCTTTACaaaggccctttcctcgtgatccatcgcacACCAAAGGCTCTATTAACCTTCGAGGCAAAGAAGACCGGGTCtttattgattgcctaaaacctgcaaatctcctgcaagatgacccaacTATGGTGAACCTCTAttccacatgtatgtcttttttagtggGGGATCTATGTAATGCACACGTTTcatacactcatacactgtaatggtattgcaTTTATCTTTTCTCTTGCTCTCCCATGCCATGATCATATAAACCTGTTCAAGCTTGCTATCTCATGTCTTGTATTGTTTGAAATGTGTGTCTTTCTTATTCTCAACAATCTGATCATAAGGTCATTGACTTCTTGAAAAAAGTCTGTTGCATTTACCTCACCTCTCTGTTAGATCAACAGATATGTTATCACAATACCTAGCAGTAATTTTGTACCACTTGACCATTTTAAATTACAGTACCTTTATCCCTAGCACCCATTTtttaattcaaataagccaaacaTACATTTTAGTATTAAAATCACACTACCTTGGGGTCACAGACCCAAGGGAAATTTTATTTATGACAAGTGCttgtggctgggcaaggattcgaacctctgtGCCAAGTAGAAATAAAGATAGGTGGCTCACTTGACCATTCGGCTAAAACGAGATATATCGAATAATTCCGATTCTACCATGCATATTTATATCAATTGAAGTATTGCACTTAGAACCAAAATTCCAGCTGATTGATAAGTTTATAATGCTTGACacttttatgatattttattactAGCACTAATGATTTTCAGTTATTCAGATAAGCCAGAAATATCTTCTAATATCCTCCATGGGATCAGAGGCCCTCAggtaaattttttttatacttaCTTACTCCATTGGTATTAAGGTCACATTTTGACCCATGACCACTCGTGATAGGATTCTCTACTCTTCTCTATCCTGTGCCTGATGGAACCATTCATTCGGGTTTCccccagagattcttacatcctcctccaagcatcttctccaATATTTTCTTGGGTGTCCTACAGGTCTCCTTCCAGCAACCTCAGCCATGAATATCCTCTTTGGAGCTCTATCCTTATCCATACAAGCCATGTGCCCTGTCCACTGGAGTCTTTTTTATCTAATTACATCACGTATATTTAGTTGgtttttactatttttcatttttctattatGTCATCTTCTCCATCCATATATTTTTTGGTCATAGATGGGCCCCTCTATTTTTCTTAGAATCCCATTCTCAAAAATTTCAGATTTGTTCTCTAATGTTTTTATTAGAGACCATGTCTCGCATCGATATATCAAAACTGGTCTGATAACTGTTATACATTCTCAATTTTGATCATCATTTAAAAAGATCTGTAAGGCTGAAATAACATCTGTTGGATGCTCCGATCTTTGCTGTAACTTCTTCAGCCATTACAGCATTCTGTGACATATTAGTCACCAGATATTTAAAGGACTCTACTGTTTCAATTTTGATGTCTGCAAGATCTACATTTCCCTGTAATTGCAGTGTTCTTGCTACTTCCATGATTTTAGTTTTGCCTTCATTTATCTCTAGTCCCACCTGGTAAGCCGTTGTTTTGAACTGTGTTGTTAGGTTCTCCACCTCCCTGAGGTTGACCCCTATGATATCTATGTCATCAGCAGAGCCTAAACAGTTGATCTTTAAGTTATTATAAGTGACCCCTTCTGGCCTGGCAGTTATGCTTCTTGCTACCTTTTCCATTACCAGGTTGAAGAGAAGGGGGATAGGATGCATCCTTGTTTTAGGACGCTTTTCACCTGAAAAGTGGTAGTATATCTTAAGCCGCATTTAATCGAGCATAGGGCATTTCTTATAATAGACTTTCATTACTATTATGGGTTTTGAGGGTATTCCGAATTCTTTCATTATATTCCACATTGATGTTCGGCGTAAGCTGTCATATGACTGTTTTAAGTCTATGAATAAGTGGGTTTGTTGTGTATTATATTCCCAGTATTTTTCTATGACTTGTCTGAAGGAGAATATTTGGTCAATGGTAGACCATCCAGCTCGGAAACCACACTGATATTCTCCGATTACACTTTCTGCATAGGTGGTAAGTCTGtggtaaataattattgtaaatattttatatgctgTAGGTAGTAAACAAATACTTCGATAATTACTGCAGATTAATCTGTCTCCCTTCTTATGTATCGGGATAAAGATTCCTTCCTCTCCACTCATCTGGAGTAATTTCTTAATTCTAGATTGTCACCATCAGATCATGAAGTTTTTCTTTAATCACTTCACCCCCATATTTCCAAAGCTCTGCTGGGATGTTATCATTACCTgggcttttattatttttctaacttTTAGTTGCTTTATTTGTTTCCACTCTAGTGGGCGGCGCCAATTCTAATTCAGGACCATAATACATCTCCTCATAAATGGGATTTACTGTGTCAGGTCTATTCAGTAGTTCCTGAAAATACTGCTCCCATCTCTTCATCACATCCTCGTCTCTCGTGAGTATTTCTCCATCTTTATCTTTCATCTTTTGGGTTCTAGCTTGGTAACCCCCATTAATTTGCAGACTCCTCAGTAATGTTGTCTTATTCTGCCTCGTTTTCTGTTTTCATCATGTCAAGTTAATCATTCAGTTTTTGTCGCTTTTTCCTTCCTTAGACTCTATTTAATTTCTGTTTTCCTGTTGGGATTCCTCTCTCCCGCCTTCGTCTCTTGGGGCTTGTAATAACTTGGCTCTAACTTGTTTCCTCCTCTCCACCACCTCCCTGCATTCATTATCATACCAGTGGGCATTCCTTCTTTGTATGTAGCCAACTTCACCCTCTGCTGCTGTCTTGACTGTTTCTTCAATTGCTTGccattttgtatttacattttctcCGTTTGCATCATTGTCTAAAATCTCTAGCATTTGAAATCGGTTAGCgagttttatttgaaaattgttCTTTACTGCAACTTCTTTCAGCTTTTCTACATCAAACCTATTTCTTTTTTCTACTTGTTCTGATTTTCTTGTGctcagttttgttttaattttcgtcCTTACTAAATAATGATCAGTGTCACAGTCTGCTCCTCGTAGACTTCTGACATCTTGAAGTGACCTGCGTGTTTTCTGCTGAAAAGAACATGGGCAATTTGGTTGAAGGTTCTATTGTCCGGTGACTtccatgtgtgtttatgtatatcttTGTGGGGGAAGAGAGTTCCACTAATTATCAGATTGTTGGTGATCGCAAAGGAAACCAATTGTGTTCCATTGTCATTTGAATGCTCATGTAGGCTTTCTTTTCCTATGACAGGTGCATATGCATCTGTCTCTTTGCCAACCTTTGCAATGAAGTCTCCTGCAAGCACTATCATATCATATTTTGGGATATCATCAAGGACTTCTTGTAATTTTTCGTAGAACAGATCTTTATCTtggtcttcactgtcttctgtaggggcatACGTTCCAATAAACCTTACTCTAAACCAATTACAATAAATTCTAACTGTCACCAGTCTTTCATTTATGGGATGAAAACTAATAAGAGACTTCCTGCCTTTCTCTGTTAAAAAGAATCCAACTCCTTGTTCATGTCTGCCATTTTGTCGTCCACTATACAGGATATTTTATTTATCCATTTTGCATTCTCCATATTCAGTCCACTTTACCTCCTGTAATACTGCAATATCCAAATCATATTTACTCAATTCTTCTATCAGACTTAGCATACCTTGCTCTGTATAAACTTCTAACGCTCCATGTACCAATCTTTAAGGGAGTCTTCCATTTGAGGGGTTCACTTTCTTGCGAGGAGTCGTCAACGTTATATCCGTCCGGTTCAATCCTATCATGAGTTTACATAACAATAAAGGTTTTCCGAGGTGGGGGCGTTAGCCCCAAgctcaaccctccccatttacccgggtttGGGATTGGCTTTGGCTAGGTTCTTTTTATAATTACTATATCTCCtatggcaaggattcgaacctttatGTCTGAACTCGGCATGATTATGTACGGACGAGTCGGAATCAGCTTTCATATCCCATTATAACAAAATGGTCAAGTCATTTGTCTATGTTTATTTCCATTTCCTGCAAAGGCTCGAATCCCAGCAAGTGTGGAATTTCTTATTGAAAAATGACCTGCAGGCAGAGTGATTCGATATCAAAAGATatttgtggcatatatatatatatatatatatttatatatatatatatatatatatatatatatatatatatatatatatatatatatatatatatatatatatatatatatatatgtatgtatatacacacacacatatatatatatatatatatatatatacacacacacacatatatatatatatatatatatatatatatatatatatagatatttagctcTGAGTTTCTCTTACGCACATGGTATGATCTTGACAGCAATGGTGCACAGTACTCTGCAGTAGATTAACAAATCCCCAGTGCTTTTTGTCTTAGAATCTCAGGGTCTATTCCCCACCTGGTGTGGGCGAATTTGCAGAGGAGgttgttcctagttgctactttatGTTTGCTTTTATTTGTGTGCTCTTTATAGGAGAGCATTCTGTTAACAgtgacacctaagtagactgggtaTTTGTCACCTcatttgatctttagctttctgTTTGCCAGGTGGAAGGCATACAGCTGTGTTTTGCTTGGATTGACATTGAGGTGCCACTTTTTGTAGTAAGCGGAGAGGGTAGTCAGAGCGCTTAACAATCTTTTTTCGAGGGTGGTGAAGGAGTCGGATTGAGTAGAAATACACAGATCATCTACATTTATGTTCTGGTACTACGGCTGGTCATTTGTGTAGATGTTAAATAGCAACTACACCTGCACAAACCCTTATGGAAGGCCGATAAGATAAATTAATTCATAAGAAATTGCTTTTATCTCTTTTTCCAGTTTggagaaaattatatctttttattttaactCGCCACCGGCTTTATTATATCCCTAAGCAATGATTGATTAGTGACTTAGTTATTTACTCTGACAGCATAACTGACTCGGATATTGACACCAGATAACAATTTGACACAATTTCTACTTTTATTGCCAATACGAGTCTCTGTTATTCTAACTCCATCTATATTTGCATATCTGGATTAAGATTCAAGACGAACTGGCTTTTTTTATGGGATACATATCAATCCAGCCACAAGGTGATGCATTGCTCTAAAATTTTATATACCAAACCAATCATATATCAATAGTAGTATATGAATTCAAATGCTACTGTtatcattaaatctctctctctctctctctctctctctctctctctctctctctctctctctctctctctctcttttaagaacaCCATCTTTAACGAT from Palaemon carinicauda isolate YSFRI2023 chromosome 5, ASM3689809v2, whole genome shotgun sequence encodes:
- the LOC137640417 gene encoding uncharacterized protein — protein: MKDKDGEILTRDEDVMKRWEQYFQELLNRPDTVNPIYEEMYYGPELELAPPTRVETNKATKSEKRPKTRMHPIPLLFNLVMEKVARSITARPEGVTYNNLKINCLGSADDIDIIGVNLREVENLTTQFKTTAYQVGLEINEGKTKIMEVARTLQLQGNVDLADIKIETVESFKYLVTNMSQNAVMAEEVTAKIGASNRCYFSLTDLFK
- the LOC137640418 gene encoding uncharacterized protein — translated: MATGGYYHNRKDSEDQDKDLFYEKLQEVLDDIPKYDMIVLAGDFIAKVGKETDAYAPVIGKESLHEHSNDNGTQLQKTRRSLQDVRSLRGADCDTDHYLVRTKIKTKLSTRKSEQVEKRNRFDVEKLKEVAVKNNFQIKLANRFQMLEILDNDANGENVNTKWQAIEETVKTAAEGEVGYIQRRNAHWYDNECREVVERRKQVRAKLLQAPRDEGGREESQQENRN